The DNA segment TAGTTTTCGATGATTCCGTTATGGACGACCGTGAAGGAATTCGTACAGTCGCAGTGAGGATGGGCGTTCAATTGAGAAGGCACGCCGTGAGTCGCCCAGCGGGTGTGCCCTATTCCCGTGGTCCCGGTAATCGGTTCGTCCTGCAAGCGTTGCCGGAGCATCTTCAACTTGCCCACTTCTTTCACGACTTGCATTCCGGAATGGTTCAGCACGGCGACTCCCGCGGAGTCGTATCCGCGGTATTCCAGCCGCCTTAATCCCTCGAGAATAACCGGAACCGCCTGTTCTTCACCTACATAACCGACTATTCCGCACATCGATCTACCTCTTCTTGAAGTTATAAGTACTGAACTAATTCCCCGTCACAATAGACATCTCTTGTTCCTTGGAACGATAACAGCCGCCATCCGCGCCATTCGAGTAAGCGTGAGGATGTGGCTCCATATCGCCGCCGTCTAATGATATCTCATAGTCTCCGGCCTCCACAAGAGCCGCTCCCGGCTACAATACGAGTTCATCCAATTCTACCGGAGATTCGGTCAGGCAAACCGGCCCACTCGGCGAAACCCAGACAGTATCCGAATGTCTGAAACCGCCGTAGCCGGGAATGTAAATGCCCGGCTCGATGCTCACGACCTCGTTCACTTGAAGTTCCGCTTCGCTCCCTTCGGCAATCCAGGGGGCTTCATGGGAACCGATTCCGAACCCGTGGCCGGTGCGGTGGAGGATATGGTCGGCATGCCCCTGCGCCCTCAGATAATCAAGGACCTTCCTGTCGATTTCGCCGCAAACGGCGCCCGGTTTGATCAGGGAAAACGCAATCGCGCGAGCCTCCATCATTGTTTCAAATAATTCCCGCGCCATCTGGTCGGGGGCGCCGACGAAATAGGTGCGCTCGCATTCGGCCGAGTATCCGTCCGCCTGCAGGCTCACGAGCGATACATTGGGCTGTCCCTCCTGAATTGTATCGTTTATGGAGGGAGTGGAGTGAGGCATCGCGCTCATGCGGCCGATCCATACCGCAGCCACGATATTTGTCACCTGGAAATTGACCTGCGGCATATCCTGAATTATCTTGTACGTCATGGCGTTTCTTCCCGCCGAGTAGAGCGTGAGCTCGGTTACCCCGATGGCCGAATTTTCAAGGAGAGTTTGTGTTCCCGTGTCGGCCACTTCCGCCGCATAAGCAATCCGCCCGAGCTCCCATTCGGATTTTACGAGGCGGCATTCCTGAATAATGTCCGCGATAGCAGTTTGCCGTCCAATAGCCTCACGAACATATGAGGGGAGCGTAGATTCGATCCCGATTTTCTTGGCCGAGCCCAGCCCGCGTTCAAGCGCATCGGCCCACCCTTTGCCTGCCACAGCAGGATATTCACGGTATGAATCGATTCGAGTTATCCAAGTATGTTCTTTGGCGTGATCAACTTCTAGTCTTGGTAAAACAAAACTCGCTTGGCCGTCCTTCAAGACCAGAAAGAACGGACGCTCCTGAGCCGTATAGACGAAGCCGGAAAGATAATACACGTTTTCGAGCCACATCGCGACGTACGCGTCGAAACCCCGCTCCACCGCCTTGCGCCATACTCTTTGCACCCGCGTTTCATATTCCTGGCGGGATGGTCGATTCGTTATAGGAGTTATCTGTTTCATTCATCCCTTCCCACACGCCCCGCCGCTGAGACGGGGGGATCATCTCGCAGCAAAATTGGTCAAGTGGCCGGTGTCGTTCAATCGTACAATCACCGGGTGAGGCCACCTCTCGCCGATCTCAATCAGGTTCACCGCGCTCTCGTCCTGTCGCAAATGCCGGAAATATTTCAGATCGAGATTCATAAGTCTGCAAAGCAGCGCCAGATTGCACAGGTTATGTCCGACAACGATCACATTCCCTGTTGGATACGCCTCAATGATTTCCGCCAGCGCATTCCATGCCCGCTCCTGCACCGCCCGCATCGATTCGCCGCCCGGTAGCACCAGGTCGGCCGGGTCGTGCATCCAGCGCTCCAGGAAATCGGCATGAAGAGAGACCAGCTCCGAGAGAGTCAATCCCTCGAACTGCCCCTGGTTTATTTCGCGAAAACCATCCGACATCTTGACCGGTGCATCATGATATCGTGCAATAATTCGGGCGGTTTCGGATGCGCGTTTCAATGTGCTCGAATAAATCGCCTCGAGCTTGATGCTGCTGAGTTGTCGCGCGAGTGATTCCGCCTGCAACCGCCCGGTGCCGTTCAATTCGCTATCGGTGAATCCCTGGCACCGTCGCTCGC comes from the Candidatus Abyssobacteria bacterium SURF_5 genome and includes:
- a CDS encoding histidine phosphatase family protein, which codes for MLLYLIRHGQTAWNCERRCQGFTDSELNGTGRLQAESLARQLSSIKLEAIYSSTLKRASETARIIARYHDAPVKMSDGFREINQGQFEGLTLSELVSLHADFLERWMHDPADLVLPGGESMRAVQERAWNALAEIIEAYPTGNVIVVGHNLCNLALLCRLMNLDLKYFRHLRQDESAVNLIEIGERWPHPVIVRLNDTGHLTNFAAR
- a CDS encoding aminopeptidase P family protein codes for the protein MKQITPITNRPSRQEYETRVQRVWRKAVERGFDAYVAMWLENVYYLSGFVYTAQERPFFLVLKDGQASFVLPRLEVDHAKEHTWITRIDSYREYPAVAGKGWADALERGLGSAKKIGIESTLPSYVREAIGRQTAIADIIQECRLVKSEWELGRIAYAAEVADTGTQTLLENSAIGVTELTLYSAGRNAMTYKIIQDMPQVNFQVTNIVAAVWIGRMSAMPHSTPSINDTIQEGQPNVSLVSLQADGYSAECERTYFVGAPDQMARELFETMMEARAIAFSLIKPGAVCGEIDRKVLDYLRAQGHADHILHRTGHGFGIGSHEAPWIAEGSEAELQVNEVVSIEPGIYIPGYGGFRHSDTVWVSPSGPVCLTESPVELDELVL